Genomic segment of bacterium BMS3Abin14:
TAGGCTTGATCCCGTAGGGCAGGTAGGTCGCGATGTAGCCGATGAGCAGGGCCGACAGGGTAGCGTAGAGGGGTGTTCGCACGAAAAACCACATGAATCCTACTCCGATAACAATCCCCGGGAAGGAGAAGGACAGGAAGCTCAGGGACTCTAAAAACCCTGACGCAACCGTGCGCACCCTGACGATGACATAGGAGACGAATATAGACAGGATCACTCCCAGCGTAGCCCCAACAATACCCAGGGTGAGGCTGTTCCTTATCGCCAGCAGGGATACGGGATCCTTCAGGACCTCGATCCAGTTCTTCCAGCTCATCATGGAGAAGGCTTTGGCCCCGGGCACCATAACGTAAGGTAGCATGGAGGTGTAAAAGAGCACCAGCACCGGCAGCACGATGAGGACAAAGGAGAGCAGCCCCACCACGGCTGAAAAGGGATACCTGGACCGTTTGAGATCGATGAGGCTGGGCTTGAACCCCCGGCCCGACACGGTGACATACTTGCTGCTCTCCGAGGTCAGGTAACGGTACAGAAAAATAAGGACGATGGAAGCAGCAAGGGCGCTCATGCCGATAGCGGCGGCCTTGCCGTAGTCGGCGGCGAAGCCGGTGGAGATGGTACGGTAGATGTAGGTGGACAGCACGTATTTGCGCCCCGGCATCCCGATGATGGAGGGCACGGCGAAGGAGGCCAGGCTCCTGACAATGACCAGGATGACGGAGGCCAGAATGGCGGGCCGCAGTACCGGCAGAGTGATCCGGGTCAGGGTACGGAGGGCCGATGCGCCGCACACCTTGGAGGACTCCTCGAGGGTCGCATCGAAGGCATTCATGGCCGGCGCCAGGATCAGGTACGCAATGGGCAGGTCTAAAAGCCCCTCGACGAGGATCATACCGGGCAGCGAATAGATGTTGAAAAGAGTCCCCTTCATCCCGAACAACATCATGAAAAACCGGTTCAGCATCCCGTTGCTCGGATTCAGGAGAAGCACCCAGCTGACCGCGAACAGGATGTGGGGAATCATCATGGGGATGATGGAGATGATGCCGAAGATAAACTTGAAAGGTATGTTGGTCCGGGTGTTCATGTAGGCCAGGAAGAAAGCGAGCATCGTGGCCGTCACGGCCGCGCCGAGGGTAAAGATCATGGTGTTAATCAGGATTTCGGTCAGGGCCGGGTCGGAGTAGGCCTCAACGTACTTCTGGACCGTAAAAACACCGAAGCTCCCCAACCCCTTGGAGAAACTCCCCAGGATAAGCATGAAGACCGGGCAGACCGTCAGGAAGCCGACGATTACGATAAGTATTGGGGTGAGTCCCGGTCTTCTGAGCACCTCGCCACCTACACCGGCAGCAGGAAACAGTGATCGGAGTCGAGAGAGATGCAGATATCCTCCCCCTCCTTCATGTCCACCGTGGGCGGGATGTTAGTGGTGAGCAGCGTCTCGCCGATTCGTATCTCGCCCTCATAGGCCTCGCCCACAAAGATCAGGGTCTGGACCTTTCCGGTAAAAACGTTCCTTCCCCCCGCCGTCTCGGTGGAAGCCAGGTTCATGAACTCGGGGCGAACGCACAGCACGGCTTCCCGGCCGGGTTCGATTTCGTGACTGTTCAGAGCGACAACGGGACCGATGTCGGTGTCGATGACGGCGTGACCGTCCTCGATGGCCGTCACGGTGCCGGGGATGAGGTTGGCACGACCGATGAAATCCGCCACAAACCGGTGGTCGGAGTTGAAGTAAATCTTCTTGGGATCGCCGATCTCAACGATGGATCCGGCGCGCATAATCGCTATCTGGTCGGAAAGCGCAAGCGCCTCGATCCGATCGTGGGTCACATACACTGCGGTGATCTTCAGTTTGGTGAGAAAACTGCGCAGCTCCTTGCGGGTTTCCTCCCTGAGCTTGGCATCAAGGTTGCTCAGCGGCTCATCGAAGAGGATCACCTTGGGCTGGGCCACGAGGGCCCTGGCCAGGGCGACGCGCTGCTGCTGGCCGCCGCTGAGTTTGGTGGCCGGGCGCTTTTCGAATCCGGAAAGCTGGACGAAATCGAGCACTCTGGCCACAGCGTCCCGGATCTCACTTCTCGGCACCTTCCGGTTCTGCAGGGGAAAGGCCACATTGTCGAACACGGTCATGTGTGGCCAGATGGCGTAGGTCTGGAAGACCATGCCCAGGCCCCTCTTCTCCGGCGGAACGAAGATACCTTTATCCCGGGACCAGACAATCTGGTCCCCGATGGCGATCTCACCCGCATCGGGGGACTCCAGCCCCACGATGCATCGCAGCAGCGTGGTCTTGCCGCAGCCACTGGGACCCAGGAGGGTAAAAATCTGGTTGGCGGGAATATCGAGATCAACGTTGTCCAACGCCCTGATCCGCTTCCCCCCGGAATAGAAGTCCCTGATCAGACCTTTTATCCGTATTTCCATGATTCCCCGACCTGAAAATTCCCGGGACCAGAGACCTGGCCCCGGGAAGGATAAATTTCCTTAACTTTAAGCGTTAATCCGGCTTACTCGAAAAAAATCTTCTGAAACTTCTTGCCCCAGCTCTTGATTTCGTCGTTAGACAGGGTACGTATGGGCAGGACCTTGGGCATGTCCATGCCGGCGATGGGGGGGAACACTCCCGGGGCCAGAACGTACTCGCCCACCTTGTCGGCGAGGAGCTGCATGGCATCCTTTGAAAGCCAGTAGTCCATGAACACCCTGGCGGCCTCGGGATGGGGAGCATTGGCCGCGATGGCGATGCCGCGCGGCGTGCCGAGGATAGTGCTCACCCTGCACCAGTCCAGTGGGGCGGGAGCGTGGCTGATTATGTATTTCGGCATGGAGATGGCGATCAGTTTCTCGCCGCTCTCCACCGGGCCCGGGGAAGGGCCGAAGGATTTGACGAACATGGGTTTGTTGGCCGCGAGCCCCTTGACAAACTTCATCCACTCCGCGTCGGAGGCGAAGATCCCGGACTCCTTCATCCCAACCAGCCACGAGATGGTAGTGGCGTGGGAGGACGGGTCGGGCATGACGATCTTGTCGTACCACTTCTTGTTAATCAGGTCCATGTAGGTTTTGGGAGCATCAGCGGCCTTGACCAAATCCTTGTTGTAGATGGGAGCCACGTACT
This window contains:
- the sugB gene encoding trehalose transport system permease protein SugB; translated protein: MLRRPGLTPILIVIVGFLTVCPVFMLILGSFSKGLGSFGVFTVQKYVEAYSDPALTEILINTMIFTLGAAVTATMLAFFLAYMNTRTNIPFKFIFGIISIIPMMIPHILFAVSWVLLLNPSNGMLNRFFMMLFGMKGTLFNIYSLPGMILVEGLLDLPIAYLILAPAMNAFDATLEESSKVCGASALRTLTRITLPVLRPAILASVILVIVRSLASFAVPSIIGMPGRKYVLSTYIYRTISTGFAADYGKAAAIGMSALAASIVLIFLYRYLTSESSKYVTVSGRGFKPSLIDLKRSRYPFSAVVGLLSFVLIVLPVLVLFYTSMLPYVMVPGAKAFSMMSWKNWIEVLKDPVSLLAIRNSLTLGIVGATLGVILSIFVSYVIVRVRTVASGFLESLSFLSFSFPGIVIGVGFMWFFVRTPLYATLSALLIGYIATYLPYGIKPISSAFVQIHENLEESARVCGASPFYAMRRIVIPLLIPGIISGWILMSTMFVRELSLSVVLSRPGTEVLAVQILRFAEDGLWGRLSALGIIMIFFSSAMVIGASLVGRKLTRMRAL
- the potA_3 gene encoding spermidine/putrescine import ATP-binding protein PotA — protein: MEIRIKGLIRDFYSGGKRIRALDNVDLDIPANQIFTLLGPSGCGKTTLLRCIVGLESPDAGEIAIGDQIVWSRDKGIFVPPEKRGLGMVFQTYAIWPHMTVFDNVAFPLQNRKVPRSEIRDAVARVLDFVQLSGFEKRPATKLSGGQQQRVALARALVAQPKVILFDEPLSNLDAKLREETRKELRSFLTKLKITAVYVTHDRIEALALSDQIAIMRAGSIVEIGDPKKIYFNSDHRFVADFIGRANLIPGTVTAIEDGHAVIDTDIGPVVALNSHEIEPGREAVLCVRPEFMNLASTETAGGRNVFTGKVQTLIFVGEAYEGEIRIGETLLTTNIPPTVDMKEGEDICISLDSDHCFLLPV
- a CDS encoding bacterial extracellular solute-binding protein: MKKLCVLFVAVLMATPALAADLAKAKAEGKVNFYANITAVEPIMEAFSKAKGIEGVYRRISTSKYLATVLTEFEAGKLSADVLQSPMPVMEALKAKGVFTPYTSPSAAGYPAWARKDNTIMEFGIEYVAPIYNKDLVKAADAPKTYMDLINKKWYDKIVMPDPSSHATTISWLVGMKESGIFASDAEWMKFVKGLAANKPMFVKSFGPSPGPVESGEKLIAISMPKYIISHAPAPLDWCRVSTILGTPRGIAIAANAPHPEAARVFMDYWLSKDAMQLLADKVGEYVLAPGVFPPIAGMDMPKVLPIRTLSNDEIKSWGKKFQKIFFE